The window GTTTCAATCCACGCTCCCGCGTGGGGAGCGACACAGTACTATACTCAAACCCATATGGTTCCTAGGTTTTAAGATCTCTTTCCGCAAACCTACAGATATTAGCCGAAATGCGATACTTCAAAACAAAGAAAAACTGGACAAGCCATTATATAAGTAGGGCCGCGATCTGACTTAGAAAAGCATGGGGACTTCTACTTTGCGCTAAATAGTTAATACTCCTTCGGGGTCATAAGTTGGTTTTGCTCCTACATGTTCAACCCTATTTTTCCAGTTTTTACCCAAGAAATAATATCTTAAACTATCTTTGTTAGGCTCAATAATCTGTTCCAGGTTTCTCTTTAACTGTGCGAATTGAACCGGGTCAACCAAACATTCAAAAATTGAGTTTTGAACCCTTTGACCGTAGTTTTGACACTGTTTTGCCACCTTTCGAAGACGTTTTTTTCCGTCAGCATCCTCTGTATTCACATCATAAGTAATTAAAACCATCATTTAAAATCACCATCATTTCATCAAGAACGGAGGGTACGCATCGAGGTCCCCTCTCAAATGGCGCGCAAGTAACATTGCTTGTGCATAAGGGATTAGCCCTATGGCAATCTTTTCTCCTAAATAAGGATGCATTACCTCTTCCTGTTTCCTTCTTTGCCAACTAGCAATGATTACCTTACGCATTTCCTCGTTCATTATAACCCCACCAGATTCCTTTACTATAAAGTTTTTTGCATCTACTTGACGATTGTTTATTATTGACAGGGTTAAACGATCCACTAAATACGGTCTAAGTTCCTCCATCAAGTCCAGGGCCAAGCTTGGACGTCCCGGACGCTCCTTGTGTAAAAAACCTACTTGAGGGTCCAGACCAACGGTCTCAAAAGCTGAAAAGCAATCATGTGCCAGTAAAGTGTACAAAAAAGATAGTAAAGCATTGGTCGGATCAAGAGGTGGTCTTTTACTCCGGCCAGTAAACTGGAAAACTTTCTTCTCATTTAGAATTAAGTTGTCAAAGACACCATAATAGGACCGGGCGGATTCGCCTTCTATCCCACGGAGAATATCAATATTTTGACAGTTAACGACTTTCTGTAACTGTAAGGAAAGAAATTTTACCGCATCCTGCACATCCTGAAAAGCCCCTTTGTCCCCATGAACACGCAAAAACCGCTGTAATACGCATCTACAATTATATACTTTTCCAAAGATAAAGCCCTTTGCAAACTGTAACGATTCTTCCGGACTATCAGCAATTCGGTATTGCCTTCTTCGTAACAGAACATTGCCGCTAACCCGCCCCGTCACTCTGGCTAAAAACCTTCCACTTTCCGAGTGAAACGAAAGAGCAACGTTTCGTTCAGCGCAAAGATGCATTAAGGCTGGGCTTGCTCCTGTATAACCAAAACACACAATGCCCTCCAAATTATGTACAGGTATACGTAACTTCGTCTCTTCCCCCACTAAAACTAATACATTCTCTCCATCCTTAGCAAGGTATGCTTCCGGAGAAGTGACATATAACACGTTAAGTAATTTCCTCAATGTTGGGAAGCTCACCTCCTAAAACTATTCTAACTCACGCAAGGCATCATCAAAATAGCGACGGACAGAACGTCGTTTGCTCATATGAGGTAAACAAATTTCTACCAAAGAACAACTCTTACAAGCTATAGTCTCTTGAGGCAATGGAGACACCCCTTCATTAAAAAGTCGATGCATCTCCAAAGCCAGTTCCATTACCCGTTGCCTAAGACCATCATCAAAATCCACCCTTTGCCGCCGCCGGATTCGTCCATAAAACATATCGCCTCCAGAAATAGACGTTTGGAACATTTCCTCTAAACAAATCCCTTGAGCACAAAGCTGAACTATATCACGGTCATCAGGTTTTGGTTTCCCGTACTTGTATTCTACAGGATAGGGTATCCACCTCCCAGGGCGATTTTTCAACTGAACCCCATCTTCGCTGCGGTGAAATTCCACAACATCGGCCATCCCGTATAGGCCTAATTTATAAGAAACGATCGGCAGGGAACGAGTAACAAGCACCGTTCCCCGCGCTTCTGTAAAAAATGGGTCATCCACTCGTTCATGTAGCTCTCTGCCTCCGAAAGTAAGCAGGTTTTCCTCCCATTGTTGCTCAATATAGATTAAAGCCCATTGTCTACGGCAAAAAGAAAAATGCTGAATTCCTGAGAGAAGAAGAAGATCGTCATCCGCATAAAACATCATCTTGTCCTATAACCCATTAACAATCTCCGGTGTCAAAGACGGTAATTCCTGTAATTGAAATTCATAATCCAAAATGTCTTTTGGTTCAGTAACACCGGGCTTTACAGTTACATTTAATGACCTATGAACCTTAGCCGATGAATATTGTCCATTTTTACAATTATGCTTCCACCAATATACCTTATAGACTTCCATGCTGCCTTCAGGCCTTGCGGATGAAGCATCATTTTGAAATAAGCTTATAATAGCCTGTTTGATCGCTTCAGCATCTTCATCGCTAAAACCAGTTTTGCTAGCAAGTTGAGGATTCATGCTTCCATAAAAAACATATACCCCGTGATCCACACGATGTTTCATCCCCATAGTATCGGGAGTTTTCTTCAGACCATCGCCTTCATTTGTTGTACTTTTAGTAATCTGAATACTAGACAGATCAACAGGGCTAATACTAAAAGCTGGATGAATAGAAACTGGCCCTCTTATCCCTATTGATATACCTTGTTCTTCACCCTTTTTTTCAAACGCAAAAACTTGTCCGAAAGCGCGAACATCTATCCACTTCTCACATACAGCTTTTATGTAACCCTCTCTATCATGATCTTTGCTGGATATTTTAAACTGTTTCTCAAATTCTAACTGTCTTGCTCTTAAATTCGGGTGCTCGTCTGTCTTGTTATCATCTGATTGAACAAAAACAGATTTTCCAGATTCCATCAAACGGTTCCTAATTTTCCTTTTTATACAAACGTCTGATATTTCTCCCAAGCCATTATAATTGACACGAGGTCGGTTTCCGTTTAACGGGTCCCCATTTGGATTAGCATTCTTCACGCTAATTATCACCGCGAAATCAATCTTGTTTTTCAAGGTTTCCATGGTAAGCCTCCTTTTTTTAAAATTAAATTTTCATGAATATTCGGTGTCAACTCATTCTTGTAACATACCTTCTTCTGGATCTTCTTCTTTTTCTTTGCTACGAAGAGCCTCACGTTGGCAATGGTATCCGAGCAAGAATTCACCGCTTAATTTCTTATCGTTGGTGTAATCATCCGGTTTAAACTTCGTAGTTACTTCAGAGATTAAACGCTGCCTTGATAAAGATTTAGCGCCTAACCTAGCTTTGTAAGGTTGTAATGATAATTCGATTGTTCTCCATGTTGTATAAGGGTGGTCGGCAAATCGTTGCATTAATCTCGCAGCGGTTGTTGGACGGTCTTCATTAGCTTTGCTCAACGCCCATTGTTCCAGATTATCCGCTAAAGCCAACAATCTACCGTATAGATAATCCCTTGTTGTACGGTTTTCATCCAAGGCCATATCATATTCCTCCTTTTCATGATATTTTCTATAAAGCGCACAGGCAATGCTGAGCGTCTTATTCCATTCCCAGTTTTCCATGGCAATTCGATTAGAAGCTTGCCGCACAACTGATTCTACCAAATCTCTAGGAATTTTCTGCCCATCAATAATACAGGGGAGAATTCGTTCTACAGTCGCGTTACGAAGCCTATCATCGACCTTACTACCATAAGCCGCTTCCGCTATATCACTAGGAGCAGGTGCCCCAACAAATTGTATATATATTGTTTTCTTTTTACCAGCAACATCTATTTCCTTCGGCCGATAGTTATGGATCCAGCAACATGTCTGATGCCAATTTTCTACTCTTGCTAGAAAGTCCGAACCAGTCAGTTCACGATAAAAAGTAATGGACATCCTTCCCGGGGTAGCGGAATCCAATCCCATTACAACCACTCCTGTGGTATCACCAAGGGTTACGCTATAACCAGAAATTTTTTTCTTTAATCTAAGAGCTAGATCTTGTGCATTTGAGGCAATGGGTTCCGAGTCACTTTCCAGTTTATCAAACCCCATTATAGAAAAGGAATCTGCTAAAGGGTCAGGAATTTGTTCTCCGGTTATAGCCCATGCTACAATTGTTAAGCCTGGTGTTCTACGTTTTCCTTCGTAA is drawn from Bacillota bacterium and contains these coding sequences:
- the cas4 gene encoding CRISPR-associated protein Cas4, translated to MMFYADDDLLLLSGIQHFSFCRRQWALIYIEQQWEENLLTFGGRELHERVDDPFFTEARGTVLVTRSLPIVSYKLGLYGMADVVEFHRSEDGVQLKNRPGRWIPYPVEYKYGKPKPDDRDIVQLCAQGICLEEMFQTSISGGDMFYGRIRRRQRVDFDDGLRQRVMELALEMHRLFNEGVSPLPQETIACKSCSLVEICLPHMSKRRSVRRYFDDALRELE
- the cas1c gene encoding type I-C CRISPR-associated endonuclease Cas1, which gives rise to MRKLLNVLYVTSPEAYLAKDGENVLVLVGEETKLRIPVHNLEGIVCFGYTGASPALMHLCAERNVALSFHSESGRFLARVTGRVSGNVLLRRRQYRIADSPEESLQFAKGFIFGKVYNCRCVLQRFLRVHGDKGAFQDVQDAVKFLSLQLQKVVNCQNIDILRGIEGESARSYYGVFDNLILNEKKVFQFTGRSKRPPLDPTNALLSFLYTLLAHDCFSAFETVGLDPQVGFLHKERPGRPSLALDLMEELRPYLVDRLTLSIINNRQVDAKNFIVKESGGVIMNEEMRKVIIASWQRRKQEEVMHPYLGEKIAIGLIPYAQAMLLARHLRGDLDAYPPFLMK
- the cas7c gene encoding type I-C CRISPR-associated protein Cas7/Csd2, which codes for METLKNKIDFAVIISVKNANPNGDPLNGNRPRVNYNGLGEISDVCIKRKIRNRLMESGKSVFVQSDDNKTDEHPNLRARQLEFEKQFKISSKDHDREGYIKAVCEKWIDVRAFGQVFAFEKKGEEQGISIGIRGPVSIHPAFSISPVDLSSIQITKSTTNEGDGLKKTPDTMGMKHRVDHGVYVFYGSMNPQLASKTGFSDEDAEAIKQAIISLFQNDASSARPEGSMEVYKVYWWKHNCKNGQYSSAKVHRSLNVTVKPGVTEPKDILDYEFQLQELPSLTPEIVNGL
- the cas2 gene encoding CRISPR-associated endonuclease Cas2 — protein: MMVLITYDVNTEDADGKKRLRKVAKQCQNYGQRVQNSIFECLVDPVQFAQLKRNLEQIIEPNKDSLRYYFLGKNWKNRVEHVGAKPTYDPEGVLTI